The Stigmatopora argus isolate UIUO_Sarg chromosome 23, RoL_Sarg_1.0, whole genome shotgun sequence genome contains a region encoding:
- the brd1a gene encoding bromodomain-containing protein 1 isoform X1, whose amino-acid sequence MAIQCFRGLGAPRLVRLHAVGFKNVSILTFDFQASAFRLSSLVHRAVEGIFARARPLFIAVHGGGGPKVSNGFSASFVRTASSNAKDLTDLTAAVQVTGCQLVPLHLRPKWFHFSAHNLDKGKQGPRSGKMKKKARNHRVSAAERPSSPIKPSPNKQILTYAQAQRMVEFELDGCIHRLSVFDRLDVISNDDPALREMERAKNKNADKPQQQVLLRSVRLKINQEKRRAALGVTAPKELSGQPVSVPPSPKLPEPKFRTVEYNLPAVPKRHSSYYKYEEKTEEELDEETEYDMDEEDLAWLDLVNEKRRSEGASHVSYNVFEFLVDRFEKELYLEGLDKGSERQASVDQDTVCAVCADGDCHDGNAILSCDLCKVAVHQDCYGVPYSPEGQWLCRHCLQSPAKPAACVLCPSKGGAVKKTDDNRWGHVVCALWVPEVGFANTTLIEPIDGVRRIPPARWKLTCYLCKEKGVGACIQCHKANCYTAFHVSCAQKGGLFMKMEPIKDLTESGEPTLSLKKTAYCGAHTPVGCVRRKLAIYDRVKPKNGLCSPAGKDRGDAKWKQKKKTRKVELSDVESETPAPTTVPSFPAHRLQTILNQVSVQKKKAFVELVLNYWTLKRQSRNGLPLIRRLHASSQSQKTAKPKQTEEKTRELKEQLKEWHRLRHDLERARLLLELIRKREKLKREELKFQESLLEMQLTPFSILLRSVLDQLLLKDQARIFTQPVDITEVPDYMDHIKRPMDFSTMRQRVDAQEYSNFDQFEADFDLLVNNCLKYNSKDTCFYRAAVRLRDQGGAVIRKARRDAEKIGFDAASGMHLEEAPQLKAAAAFSWEDVDCLLKPTNRMHLPPDKQLQQLLEKFDQTCAMKSSPSRSKRIKLLKKTINDVRSDMSLRRLQHAPHHHGSVSSVGSAESDIKPAEKWKLNGHFPDDEGTPAPKSHPLLALFRIFCSPPPDKWLPPKLEPSDAIPPLIHSDGDPGPPTLKLVDATPDGDDRAAGKVPKFQGTRLNGHSHVNLQNSLFDGDVRVVATSTLAEPVGRRTAVLFCKSKSPSPRKPMRGGGGDEGRDSAERQESEEQVDGGAGTQLASKSFLSVVIPRLETLLHSKKRKLLENQEELEAEGKAPVKRLDMGLTRGFLDAEEEKELGQPARAAEPRRRCASESSMSSCNSLPGGGAGSILSLPKCGKGKPALLRRNTVDDKNELIACIENGNFAKAARIAAEVGNSNIWMPASAATVALEPLKLVWAKCSGYPSYPALIIDPHMPRVGCQHNGVSIPMPPTDVLRIGETMQYKSDEKLYLVLFFDNKRSWQWLPRSKLVPLGMDKTIDKIKMMEGRTSGIRKAVQVAFKRAMNHLNIVRDEPVSDLSDVD is encoded by the exons ATGGCTATCCAGTGTTTCCGAGGTCTTGGCGCCCCCCGACTCGTGCGGCTTCATGCTGTAGGATTTAAAAACGTATCCATCCTGACCTTCGATTTTCAGGCAAGTGCCTTTCGCCTCTCGTCTCTTGTCCACAGAGCCGTCGAGGGAATCTTCGCCCGCGCGAGACCCCTCTTCATCGCCGTtcatggcggcggcggcccaaAAGTTTCTAACGGGTTTTCTGCCTCGTTCGTCAGGACTGCCTCGTCAAACGCAAAGGACCTGACGGATCTAACGGCGGCGGTCCAGGTCACGGGGTGCCAGCTTGTCCCTCTCCATTTACGACCCAAATGGTTCCACTTCTCTGCACACAACCTGGACAAAGGGAAACAAG GACCACGGAGTGGCAAGATGAAGAAGAAAGCCCGGAACCACCGAGTTTCGGCGGCGGAGAGGCCGTCCTCGCCCATCAAGCCGTCGCCCAACAAACAGATCCTGACGTACGCCCAGGCGCAACGCATGGTGGAGTTTGAACTGGACGGCTGCATCCACCGGCTCAGCGTTTTCGACCGGCTTGACGTCATCTCGAACGACGACCCCGCGCTGCGGGAGATGGAACGCGCCAAAAACAAGAACGCCGACAAACCGCAACAGCAGGTTCTGTTGAGGTCGGTGCGGTTAAAAATCAATCAAGAAAAGCGGAGGGCCGCACTCGGCGTCACCGCTCCGAAAGAATTAAGCGGGCAACCCGTTAGCGTCCCCCCCAGTCCAAAACTCCCGGAGCCCAAATTCCGGACCGTGGAGTACAACTTGCCGGCTGTTCCCAAACGTCATTCTTCTTATTATAAATACGAGGAGAAGACCGAGGAAGAGCTGGATGAGGAAACCGAGTACGACATGGACGAAGAAGATTTAGCCTGGCTGGATTTGGTCAACGAAAAGCGGCGAAGCGAAGGCGCCAGTCACGTGTCCTACAACGTCTTTGAGTTCCTGGTGGACCGCTTCGAGAAAGAGCTGTACCTGGAAGGCTTGGACAAAGGCAGCGAGAGGCAAGCGTCCGTGGACCAGGACACGGTTTGCGCCGTTTGCGCCGACGGCGACTGTCACGACGGCAACGCCATCCTCTCGTGCGACCTGTGCAAGGTGGCCGTGCATCAGGACTGTTACGGCGTCCCCTACTCCCCCGAGGGTCAGTGGCTTTGCCGACACTGTCTACAGTCGCCCGCCAAGCCCGCCGCTTGCGTGTTGTGTCCCAGCAAAGGAGGCGCGGTGAAAAAGACGGACGATAACCGCTGGGGCCACGTGGTGTGCGCCCTGTGGGTTCCCGAGGTGGGCTTCGCCAACACCACCTTGATCGAGCCCATCGACGGCGTCCGTCGCATCCCGCCGGCCCGCTGGAAGCTCACGTGCTacctttgcaaagaaaagggcGTGGGGGCGTGCATCCAGTGCCACAAAGCTAACTGCTACACCGCCTTCCATGTCAGCTGTGCCCAGAAAGGCGGGCTTTTCATGAAAATGGAGCCCATTAAAGACCTGACCGAGTCAGGTGAGCCCACCCTCTCGCTTAAAAAGACCGCCTACTGCGGCGCTCACACGCCCGTCGGCTGCGTCAGGAGGAAACTGGCCATCTACGACCGGGTCAAACCGAAGAACGGACTGTGCAGCCCAGCGGGGAAAGACAGAGGCGATGCTAAATggaagcagaagaagaagacgaggaAAGTCGAGTTGTCAGATGTCGAAAGCGAGACCCCCGCGCCGACCACGGTTCCTTCCTTTCCCGCTCACAG GTTGCAAACCATTTTAAACCAGGTCTCAGTCCAAAAAAAGAAAGCTTTCGTGGAGCTGGTCCTGAATTACTGGACTCTAAAACGGCAGTCCCGGAACGGGCTCCCGTTGATCCGGCGCCTCCACGCCAGCTCGCAGTCCCAGAAGACCGCCAAGCCG AAGCAAACCGAGGAGAAAACGCGGGAGCTGAAGGAACAGCTGAAGGAGTGGCACCGGTTGCGACACGACTTGGAGAGAGCCCGACTTCTGCTGGAGCTCATTCGCAAAAGGGAGAAGCTCAAGAGAGAGGAG CTGAAATTCCAAGAGAGCCTTCTTGAGATGCAGCTGACTCCCTTTAGCATTCTGCTAAGATCCGTTTTGGACCAGCTACTGTTAAAAGACCAGGCTAGGATTTTTACCCAGCCAGTGGACATCACCGAG GTACCAGACTACATGGACCACATCAAGCGCCCAATGGACTTCTCCACCATGCGGCAACGCGTGGATGCCCAGGAATATAGCAACTTTGATCAGTTCGAGGCTGACTTCGACCTCCTGGTCAACAACTGCTTGAAGTATAATTCCAAAGACACGTGTTTCTACCGGGCTGCCGTTCGCCTTCGGGATCAGGGCGGGGCCGTGATTCGTAAGGCGAGGAGAGACGCTGAGAAGATCGGCTTCGACGCGGCCAGCGGGATGCACCTGGAGGAAGCGCCCCAGTTGAAGGCGGCGGCGGCTTTTTCGTGGGAAGACG TGGATTGCTTACTCAAGCCCACCAACCGAATGCATTTGCCCCCGGACAAGCAGCTGCAGCAACTTTTGGAAAAGTTTGACCAGACCTGCGCCATGAAGTCCAGCCCCTCCCGCAGCAAACGCATTAAGCTGCTGAAAAAGACCATCAACGACGTGCGCAGCGACATGAGCCTCCGGAGACTCCAGCACGCCCCCCACCATCACGGCAGCGTCTCTTCCGTGGGCTCGGCGGAGAGTGACATCAAGCCCGCGGAAAAGTGGAAGCTCAACGGCCATTTTCCCGACGACGAAGGTACGCCGGCACCCAAAAGCCACCCGTTATTAGCGTTATTCCGCATTTTTTGCTCTCCTCCGCCAGACAAGTGGCTCCCTCCTAAACTGGAGCCTTCCGACGCCATTCCTCCGCTCATCCACTCCGACGGGGACCCCGGACCCCCCACGCTCAAACTCGTCGACGCCACGCCGGACGGCGACGACCGAGCGGCCGGGAAAGTCCCCAAATTCCAGGGGACGCGCCTAAATGGCCACTCCCACGTGAACCTCCAGAATTCCTTATTTGACGGCGACGTCAGAGTGGTCGCCACGTCCACGCTGGCCGAGCCCGTCGGACGGCGGACCGCCGTTCTCTTTTGCAAATCCAAATCCCCGAGCCCCCGCAAGCCGATGAGGGGGGGCGGCGGCGACGAGGGTCGGGACTCGGCCGAGCGTCAAGAGAGCGAGGAGCAAGTTGACGGTGGCGCCGGGACGCAGCTGGCTTCCAAATCCTTCTTGTCGGTGGTCATTCCCAGGCTGGAGACGTTGCTGCACAGTAAAAAGAGGAAGCTTCTGGAAAACCAGGAGGAGTTGGAGGCGGAGGGAAAGGCTCCCGTTAAAAGACTTGACATGG GTCTAACGAGAGGCTTCCTGGACGCAGAAGAGGAGAAGGAACTGGGCCAGCCCGCCAGAGCCGCCGAACCGCGAAGACGCTGCGCTTCCGAGTCCTCCATGTCTTCGTGCAACAGCCTACCCGGAGGAGGCGCCGG ATCCATCCTCAGTCTTCCAAAATGCGGGAAGGGGAAACCCGCCTTGTTGCGAAGAAACACGGTGGATGATAAGAATGAGTTAATCGCCTGCATCGAAAATGGCAATTTTGCCAAAGCCGCACGTATCGCAGCAG AAGTTGGCAACAGCAATATTTGGATGCCCGCTAGTGCTGCAACAGTTGCGCTGGAACCCCTCAAGCTAGTTTGGGCCAAATGTAGCGGATACCCCTCCTATCCTGCTTTG ATCATCGACCCCCACATGCCACGCGTTGGCTGCCAACACAACGGTGTGTCCATCCCCATGCCCCCCACGGACGTGCTCCGCATCGGAGAAACAATGCAGTACAAATCCGACGAGAAACTCTACCTCGTGCTCTTCTTCGACAACAAACGCAGCTG GCAGTGGCTCCCCAGATCCAAACTGGTTCCTCTGGGCATGGACAAAACCATCGACAAGATCAAAATGATGGAAGGCCGCACGTCGGGCATCCGCAAGGCGGTCCAGGTGGCGTTCAAGCGCGCCATGAACCACTTGAACATCGTGCGGGATGAGCCGGTTAGCGACCTGAGCGACGTAGACTGA
- the brd1a gene encoding bromodomain-containing protein 1 isoform X2 — translation MAIQCFRGLGAPRLVRLHAVGFKNVSILTFDFQASAFRLSSLVHRAVEGIFARARPLFIAVHGGGGPKVSNGFSASFVRTASSNAKDLTDLTAAVQVTGCQLVPLHLRPKWFHFSAHNLDKGKQGPRSGKMKKKARNHRVSAAERPSSPIKPSPNKQILTYAQAQRMVEFELDGCIHRLSVFDRLDVISNDDPALREMERAKNKNADKPQQQVLLRSVRLKINQEKRRAALGVTAPKELSGQPVSVPPSPKLPEPKFRTVEYNLPAVPKRHSSYYKYEEKTEEELDEETEYDMDEEDLAWLDLVNEKRRSEGASHVSYNVFEFLVDRFEKELYLEGLDKGSERQASVDQDTVCAVCADGDCHDGNAILSCDLCKVAVHQDCYGVPYSPEGQWLCRHCLQSPAKPAACVLCPSKGGAVKKTDDNRWGHVVCALWVPEVGFANTTLIEPIDGVRRIPPARWKLTCYLCKEKGVGACIQCHKANCYTAFHVSCAQKGGLFMKMEPIKDLTESGEPTLSLKKTAYCGAHTPVGCVRRKLAIYDRVKPKNGLCSPAGKDRGDAKWKQKKKTRKVELSDVESETPAPTTVPSFPAHRLQTILNQVSVQKKKAFVELVLNYWTLKRQSRNGLPLIRRLHASSQSQKTAKPKQTEEKTRELKEQLKEWHRLRHDLERARLLLELIRKREKLKREELKFQESLLEMQLTPFSILLRSVLDQLLLKDQARIFTQPVDITEVPDYMDHIKRPMDFSTMRQRVDAQEYSNFDQFEADFDLLVNNCLKYNSKDTCFYRAAVRLRDQGGAVIRKARRDAEKIGFDAASGMHLEEAPQLKAAAAFSWEDVDCLLKPTNRMHLPPDKQLQQLLEKFDQTCAMKSSPSRSKRIKLLKKTINDVRSDMSLRRLQHAPHHHGSVSSVGSAESDIKPAEKWKLNGHFPDDEDKWLPPKLEPSDAIPPLIHSDGDPGPPTLKLVDATPDGDDRAAGKVPKFQGTRLNGHSHVNLQNSLFDGDVRVVATSTLAEPVGRRTAVLFCKSKSPSPRKPMRGGGGDEGRDSAERQESEEQVDGGAGTQLASKSFLSVVIPRLETLLHSKKRKLLENQEELEAEGKAPVKRLDMGLTRGFLDAEEEKELGQPARAAEPRRRCASESSMSSCNSLPGGGAGSILSLPKCGKGKPALLRRNTVDDKNELIACIENGNFAKAARIAAEVGNSNIWMPASAATVALEPLKLVWAKCSGYPSYPALIIDPHMPRVGCQHNGVSIPMPPTDVLRIGETMQYKSDEKLYLVLFFDNKRSWQWLPRSKLVPLGMDKTIDKIKMMEGRTSGIRKAVQVAFKRAMNHLNIVRDEPVSDLSDVD, via the exons ATGGCTATCCAGTGTTTCCGAGGTCTTGGCGCCCCCCGACTCGTGCGGCTTCATGCTGTAGGATTTAAAAACGTATCCATCCTGACCTTCGATTTTCAGGCAAGTGCCTTTCGCCTCTCGTCTCTTGTCCACAGAGCCGTCGAGGGAATCTTCGCCCGCGCGAGACCCCTCTTCATCGCCGTtcatggcggcggcggcccaaAAGTTTCTAACGGGTTTTCTGCCTCGTTCGTCAGGACTGCCTCGTCAAACGCAAAGGACCTGACGGATCTAACGGCGGCGGTCCAGGTCACGGGGTGCCAGCTTGTCCCTCTCCATTTACGACCCAAATGGTTCCACTTCTCTGCACACAACCTGGACAAAGGGAAACAAG GACCACGGAGTGGCAAGATGAAGAAGAAAGCCCGGAACCACCGAGTTTCGGCGGCGGAGAGGCCGTCCTCGCCCATCAAGCCGTCGCCCAACAAACAGATCCTGACGTACGCCCAGGCGCAACGCATGGTGGAGTTTGAACTGGACGGCTGCATCCACCGGCTCAGCGTTTTCGACCGGCTTGACGTCATCTCGAACGACGACCCCGCGCTGCGGGAGATGGAACGCGCCAAAAACAAGAACGCCGACAAACCGCAACAGCAGGTTCTGTTGAGGTCGGTGCGGTTAAAAATCAATCAAGAAAAGCGGAGGGCCGCACTCGGCGTCACCGCTCCGAAAGAATTAAGCGGGCAACCCGTTAGCGTCCCCCCCAGTCCAAAACTCCCGGAGCCCAAATTCCGGACCGTGGAGTACAACTTGCCGGCTGTTCCCAAACGTCATTCTTCTTATTATAAATACGAGGAGAAGACCGAGGAAGAGCTGGATGAGGAAACCGAGTACGACATGGACGAAGAAGATTTAGCCTGGCTGGATTTGGTCAACGAAAAGCGGCGAAGCGAAGGCGCCAGTCACGTGTCCTACAACGTCTTTGAGTTCCTGGTGGACCGCTTCGAGAAAGAGCTGTACCTGGAAGGCTTGGACAAAGGCAGCGAGAGGCAAGCGTCCGTGGACCAGGACACGGTTTGCGCCGTTTGCGCCGACGGCGACTGTCACGACGGCAACGCCATCCTCTCGTGCGACCTGTGCAAGGTGGCCGTGCATCAGGACTGTTACGGCGTCCCCTACTCCCCCGAGGGTCAGTGGCTTTGCCGACACTGTCTACAGTCGCCCGCCAAGCCCGCCGCTTGCGTGTTGTGTCCCAGCAAAGGAGGCGCGGTGAAAAAGACGGACGATAACCGCTGGGGCCACGTGGTGTGCGCCCTGTGGGTTCCCGAGGTGGGCTTCGCCAACACCACCTTGATCGAGCCCATCGACGGCGTCCGTCGCATCCCGCCGGCCCGCTGGAAGCTCACGTGCTacctttgcaaagaaaagggcGTGGGGGCGTGCATCCAGTGCCACAAAGCTAACTGCTACACCGCCTTCCATGTCAGCTGTGCCCAGAAAGGCGGGCTTTTCATGAAAATGGAGCCCATTAAAGACCTGACCGAGTCAGGTGAGCCCACCCTCTCGCTTAAAAAGACCGCCTACTGCGGCGCTCACACGCCCGTCGGCTGCGTCAGGAGGAAACTGGCCATCTACGACCGGGTCAAACCGAAGAACGGACTGTGCAGCCCAGCGGGGAAAGACAGAGGCGATGCTAAATggaagcagaagaagaagacgaggaAAGTCGAGTTGTCAGATGTCGAAAGCGAGACCCCCGCGCCGACCACGGTTCCTTCCTTTCCCGCTCACAG GTTGCAAACCATTTTAAACCAGGTCTCAGTCCAAAAAAAGAAAGCTTTCGTGGAGCTGGTCCTGAATTACTGGACTCTAAAACGGCAGTCCCGGAACGGGCTCCCGTTGATCCGGCGCCTCCACGCCAGCTCGCAGTCCCAGAAGACCGCCAAGCCG AAGCAAACCGAGGAGAAAACGCGGGAGCTGAAGGAACAGCTGAAGGAGTGGCACCGGTTGCGACACGACTTGGAGAGAGCCCGACTTCTGCTGGAGCTCATTCGCAAAAGGGAGAAGCTCAAGAGAGAGGAG CTGAAATTCCAAGAGAGCCTTCTTGAGATGCAGCTGACTCCCTTTAGCATTCTGCTAAGATCCGTTTTGGACCAGCTACTGTTAAAAGACCAGGCTAGGATTTTTACCCAGCCAGTGGACATCACCGAG GTACCAGACTACATGGACCACATCAAGCGCCCAATGGACTTCTCCACCATGCGGCAACGCGTGGATGCCCAGGAATATAGCAACTTTGATCAGTTCGAGGCTGACTTCGACCTCCTGGTCAACAACTGCTTGAAGTATAATTCCAAAGACACGTGTTTCTACCGGGCTGCCGTTCGCCTTCGGGATCAGGGCGGGGCCGTGATTCGTAAGGCGAGGAGAGACGCTGAGAAGATCGGCTTCGACGCGGCCAGCGGGATGCACCTGGAGGAAGCGCCCCAGTTGAAGGCGGCGGCGGCTTTTTCGTGGGAAGACG TGGATTGCTTACTCAAGCCCACCAACCGAATGCATTTGCCCCCGGACAAGCAGCTGCAGCAACTTTTGGAAAAGTTTGACCAGACCTGCGCCATGAAGTCCAGCCCCTCCCGCAGCAAACGCATTAAGCTGCTGAAAAAGACCATCAACGACGTGCGCAGCGACATGAGCCTCCGGAGACTCCAGCACGCCCCCCACCATCACGGCAGCGTCTCTTCCGTGGGCTCGGCGGAGAGTGACATCAAGCCCGCGGAAAAGTGGAAGCTCAACGGCCATTTTCCCGACGACGAAG ACAAGTGGCTCCCTCCTAAACTGGAGCCTTCCGACGCCATTCCTCCGCTCATCCACTCCGACGGGGACCCCGGACCCCCCACGCTCAAACTCGTCGACGCCACGCCGGACGGCGACGACCGAGCGGCCGGGAAAGTCCCCAAATTCCAGGGGACGCGCCTAAATGGCCACTCCCACGTGAACCTCCAGAATTCCTTATTTGACGGCGACGTCAGAGTGGTCGCCACGTCCACGCTGGCCGAGCCCGTCGGACGGCGGACCGCCGTTCTCTTTTGCAAATCCAAATCCCCGAGCCCCCGCAAGCCGATGAGGGGGGGCGGCGGCGACGAGGGTCGGGACTCGGCCGAGCGTCAAGAGAGCGAGGAGCAAGTTGACGGTGGCGCCGGGACGCAGCTGGCTTCCAAATCCTTCTTGTCGGTGGTCATTCCCAGGCTGGAGACGTTGCTGCACAGTAAAAAGAGGAAGCTTCTGGAAAACCAGGAGGAGTTGGAGGCGGAGGGAAAGGCTCCCGTTAAAAGACTTGACATGG GTCTAACGAGAGGCTTCCTGGACGCAGAAGAGGAGAAGGAACTGGGCCAGCCCGCCAGAGCCGCCGAACCGCGAAGACGCTGCGCTTCCGAGTCCTCCATGTCTTCGTGCAACAGCCTACCCGGAGGAGGCGCCGG ATCCATCCTCAGTCTTCCAAAATGCGGGAAGGGGAAACCCGCCTTGTTGCGAAGAAACACGGTGGATGATAAGAATGAGTTAATCGCCTGCATCGAAAATGGCAATTTTGCCAAAGCCGCACGTATCGCAGCAG AAGTTGGCAACAGCAATATTTGGATGCCCGCTAGTGCTGCAACAGTTGCGCTGGAACCCCTCAAGCTAGTTTGGGCCAAATGTAGCGGATACCCCTCCTATCCTGCTTTG ATCATCGACCCCCACATGCCACGCGTTGGCTGCCAACACAACGGTGTGTCCATCCCCATGCCCCCCACGGACGTGCTCCGCATCGGAGAAACAATGCAGTACAAATCCGACGAGAAACTCTACCTCGTGCTCTTCTTCGACAACAAACGCAGCTG GCAGTGGCTCCCCAGATCCAAACTGGTTCCTCTGGGCATGGACAAAACCATCGACAAGATCAAAATGATGGAAGGCCGCACGTCGGGCATCCGCAAGGCGGTCCAGGTGGCGTTCAAGCGCGCCATGAACCACTTGAACATCGTGCGGGATGAGCCGGTTAGCGACCTGAGCGACGTAGACTGA